A genomic stretch from Dermochelys coriacea isolate rDerCor1 chromosome 24, rDerCor1.pri.v4, whole genome shotgun sequence includes:
- the LOC119847914 gene encoding dnaJ homolog subfamily A member 1-like, whose translation MVKETGYYDLLGVKPGATLDEIKRAYRRLALKYHPDKNPSEGERFKQISQAYEVLSDTQKRALYDRGGERAMKEGCMGGRGGFGSPMDIFNMFFGGGVRMPGRPERRGKTVVHPLSVTLEDLYHGTTRKLSLQKNIICSKCNGCGVREGVDSRCPKCHGTGVEFHVHQLGPSMIQQIQTMCSQCQGQGEWVRPLDRCLTCNGRRVVREKKILNVHLDRGMQDGQRITFHEEGDQVPGLEPGDVVIVLDQKEHPVFQRIGNNLVLRKEISLVDALCGFRQVVHTLDNRTLLVSSQRGDVIRPGSVKCVPNEGMPVYRSPSQKGRLIIHFQVRFPESGWLSPDRLRQLRTFFPPQEEVMATEDMKEVELSDYFSQPGHWWQPHAGEAYHEDDFEEASRPHVQCHTS comes from the exons ATGGTGAAAGAAACGGGCTACTACGACCTCTTGGGCGTCAAGCCAGGCGCCACCTTGGACGAGATCAAGCGAGCGTACCGGCGGCTGGCGCTGAAGTACCATCCCGACAAGAACCCCAGCGAAGGAGAGCGG ttcaaaCAGATCTCGCAAGCCTACGAGGTGCTGTCCGACACCCAAAAGAGGGCACTGTATGACCGGGGCGGGGAGCGGGCCATGAAAGAAGGCTGCATGGGAGGTCGAGGAGGATTTGGGTCCCCGATGGACATATTCAACATGTTCTTCGGAGGAGGGGTGCGGATGCCTGGCCGGCCGGAGCGGAGAG GAAAGACAGTGGTGCATCCACTCTCGGTGACCCTGGAAGATCTGTACCACGGCACCACCCGAAAGCTGTCCCTGCAGAAGAACATCATCTGCAGCAAATGCAATG GCTGCGGGGTCCGGGAAGGCGTCGACAGCAGGTGCCCCAAGTGCCATGGCACTGGCGTAGAGTTTCACGTCCACCAGTTGGGGCCCAGCATGATCCAGCAGATCCAGACCATGTGCTCACAGTGCCAGGGCCAAGGCGAGTGGGTCCGGCCCCTCGATCGCTGCCTGACCTGCAACGGCAGACGGGTGGTGCGGGAGAAGAAGATCCTGAATGTCCACCTGGACAGAG GCATGCAGGATGGGCAGAGGATCACATTCCATGAGGAAGGGGACCAGGTGCCCGGCCTAGAGCCTGGGGACGTGGTCATCGTCCTGGATCAGAAGGAGCACCCTGTCTTTCAGCGCATTGGCAACAACCTGGTCCTTCGAAAAGAAATCAGCCTGGTGGACGCTCTCTGCGGCTTCAGGCAAGTTGTCCATACTCTGGACAACAGGACCCTGCTTGTCTCCTCACAGCGCG GTGACGTCATCCGGCCGGGATCCGTGAAGTGCGTCCCCAATGAGGGCATGCCTGTCTACAGAAGCCCCTCCCAGAAGGGCCGGCTCATCATACACTTCCAG GTGAGATTCCCAGAGTCAGGCTGGCTCTCCCCCGACCGTCTCCGCCAGCTCCGCACTTTCTTCCCACCCCAAGAAGAGGTCATGGCGACGGAGGACATGAAGGAAGTGGAACTGAGCGACTACTTCTCCCAGCCGGGACATTGGTGGCAGCCCCACGCCGGCGAGGCCTACCACGAAGACGACTTCGAGGAGGCCTCACGCCCGCACGTCCAGTGCCACACGTCGTAG